In bacterium, one genomic interval encodes:
- a CDS encoding PrgI family protein, which produces MHYNVPQFIEVEDKIIGPLTMKQFLWLLMGGGIVFILYFTLKFGVWVLASLFIMGIFSALAFFKIYNMPLHAFIGSFMRYSLMPQIFIWQKKAEGPLREVPERVIFEDALRAAIPQKPRPQQGRIRALAWQLDMKGEAEELK; this is translated from the coding sequence GGAAGACAAGATCATCGGGCCGCTTACCATGAAGCAATTTTTGTGGCTGCTCATGGGCGGGGGCATTGTTTTCATTTTGTATTTCACCCTGAAGTTCGGCGTTTGGGTGCTTGCATCCCTATTTATCATGGGAATTTTCTCGGCGCTGGCGTTTTTCAAAATATACAATATGCCACTGCATGCGTTCATCGGGTCATTCATGCGTTATAGCCTTATGCCGCAAATATTCATTTGGCAAAAAAAGGCAGAGGGGCCGCTCCGCGAGGTACCGGAAAGAGTCATATTTGAAGACGCGCTTCGAGCCGCCATACCGCAAAAGCCGAGGCCCCAGCAGGGGAGGATACGGGCGCTTGCCTGGCAGCTTGACATGAAAGGAGAAGCGGAGGAACTGAAATAA